The Brachybacterium huguangmaarense genome contains a region encoding:
- a CDS encoding phage portal protein, translated as MSDILTTLIQRLDENTGKFSRLDRYYTGQPPLAFLAPEAKEALGNRFGVLGSNLCRLAVTALSERLRVTGFTGADVWADWIRNDLDQLAPVAHREALTLGSAFVIVWADEQGRPTITVEDARQVAVIRDPASREIVAGVKRWTDATHTHAVLYGPDTIVRYRAQGTDAASGYAVMETLENPLGVVPVVELVNTDRLNAPGMSEMRDLLPLQDSLNKLLADLMVGSEYYARPRRWATGVELVEDEDGEVANPFPENNRMMISEDPASKFGSLPAADLSAYDAAIKVVVQQMQALSGLPDHYVGISASQPPSADALRAAEASLTARAEQRQQIFGRAWEQVARLVVAVRTGVDPSTVDVRITWADPATRSIAQEADAVVKLYTAGLLPATYALKRLGYGDDEIAEIRAASRTEAVDRAAAGLVGQVAA; from the coding sequence GTGAGCGACATTCTGACTACTCTGATTCAGCGGCTGGACGAGAACACCGGCAAGTTCTCCCGCCTCGACCGGTACTACACCGGGCAGCCGCCCCTGGCGTTCCTCGCCCCCGAGGCGAAGGAAGCGCTGGGCAACCGGTTCGGTGTCCTCGGCTCGAACCTGTGCCGCCTCGCGGTCACCGCCCTGTCGGAGCGGCTCCGTGTCACCGGCTTCACGGGCGCCGACGTGTGGGCCGACTGGATCCGCAACGATCTGGACCAGCTCGCCCCGGTCGCCCACCGGGAGGCCCTGACTCTCGGCTCCGCGTTCGTGATCGTGTGGGCCGACGAGCAGGGCCGGCCGACGATCACCGTGGAGGACGCCCGGCAGGTCGCTGTGATCCGTGACCCTGCCTCGCGGGAGATCGTCGCCGGGGTGAAGCGGTGGACGGATGCCACGCACACCCACGCGGTCCTGTACGGGCCGGACACGATCGTCCGCTACCGGGCGCAGGGGACCGACGCCGCATCCGGCTATGCGGTCATGGAGACCCTCGAGAACCCCCTCGGCGTCGTCCCCGTCGTGGAGCTGGTGAACACGGACCGGCTGAACGCCCCGGGCATGTCAGAGATGCGCGACCTCCTTCCGCTCCAGGACTCCCTGAACAAGCTCCTGGCGGACCTCATGGTGGGCTCGGAGTACTACGCACGCCCCCGACGTTGGGCGACGGGCGTGGAGCTGGTCGAGGACGAGGACGGGGAGGTCGCCAACCCGTTCCCCGAGAACAACCGAATGATGATCTCCGAGGACCCTGCGTCGAAGTTCGGTTCCCTGCCGGCGGCGGACCTCTCCGCCTATGACGCGGCTATCAAGGTCGTGGTGCAGCAGATGCAGGCCCTCTCCGGCCTCCCGGATCACTACGTGGGGATCTCGGCGTCGCAGCCGCCGTCCGCGGACGCTCTGAGGGCCGCTGAGGCGTCTCTGACGGCACGGGCCGAGCAGCGTCAGCAGATCTTCGGCCGCGCGTGGGAGCAGGTCGCCCGCCTCGTCGTCGCGGTCCGTACCGGCGTGGACCCCTCGACCGTGGACGTGCGGATCACGTGGGCGGACCCCGCGACCCGCTCGATCGCCCAGGAAGCCGACGCCGTCGTGAAGCTGTACACCGCCGGCCTGCTGCCCGCGACGTATGCGCTCAAGCGCCTCGGCTACGGGGATGACGAGATCGCGGAGATCCGGGCCGCTTCCCGCACTGAGGCAGTTGACCGCGCCGCCGCCGGCCTCGTCGGACAGGTCGCGGCATGA
- a CDS encoding terminase large subunit domain-containing protein gives MVKNPANPGGQGFAISRSTPSRKAQGQLLLGRILMQAGRKAAVDPSPLPFNTRLKGSKRFAKFVRDYVVVPKGTGASKPLKLRPWQVELVGSVLDAKPMPRTAGWMLPRGQGKSTLLAALGLFELMLGQEGASVVVVAYDERQAGIIFKTAVRMVELNEDLAARVQVYQDKLRVPSRGAEFVVLPATPASLEGLDPSLAIVDEIGVVRRDTWEVLSLAQGKRAESVLIGIGTPGPNPHENVLADLRAYGRAHPEDTSFVWREFSAAGFEDHPVDCEHCWELANPALGDFLHVDAIRALLPPKTREATFRRARLCQFVSESSGGFLPERVWDGLSTGEEIEDGAEVVIALDGSFNSDATALVISTISLTPHMDKLAMWEPPVGDSDYRVPVEDVEDTIRAACRRWKVKEIVADPFRWTRTLQVLEREGLPITEFPWSAARITPATTDFYNACINGAVTHSGDKDFARHIGNAVVNESERGVRLDKSKRGSTRHIDLAAAAVMAHSRSTWNAMKSKKRKVRSFK, from the coding sequence GTGGTCAAGAACCCGGCCAACCCTGGGGGGCAGGGGTTCGCCATATCACGTTCGACCCCGAGCCGCAAGGCACAGGGGCAGTTGCTATTGGGAAGGATTCTCATGCAGGCAGGTAGGAAAGCAGCAGTCGATCCGTCACCGCTTCCGTTCAACACGCGACTGAAGGGCTCGAAGAGGTTCGCGAAGTTCGTGCGGGACTACGTCGTGGTCCCGAAGGGCACGGGTGCGTCGAAGCCCCTGAAGCTGCGGCCGTGGCAGGTGGAGCTGGTGGGCTCTGTGCTGGATGCGAAGCCGATGCCGCGGACGGCGGGGTGGATGCTTCCTCGAGGGCAGGGGAAGTCCACGCTGCTGGCGGCGCTGGGCCTGTTCGAGCTGATGCTCGGCCAGGAGGGCGCGTCGGTGGTCGTGGTCGCGTATGACGAACGCCAGGCGGGAATCATTTTCAAGACGGCTGTGCGGATGGTCGAGCTGAACGAGGATCTCGCGGCCCGGGTGCAGGTGTACCAGGACAAGCTGCGGGTGCCGTCGCGGGGCGCGGAGTTCGTGGTCCTTCCGGCCACTCCGGCGTCACTGGAGGGCCTGGACCCGTCGCTGGCGATCGTGGACGAGATCGGCGTGGTCCGCAGGGACACGTGGGAGGTCCTGAGCCTCGCCCAGGGCAAGCGCGCCGAGTCGGTGCTGATCGGTATTGGCACTCCGGGGCCGAACCCACACGAGAACGTCCTGGCGGACCTGCGGGCGTACGGGCGGGCCCACCCGGAGGACACGTCCTTCGTGTGGCGCGAGTTCTCCGCTGCGGGCTTCGAGGATCACCCGGTGGACTGCGAGCACTGCTGGGAGCTGGCGAACCCGGCGCTGGGCGACTTCCTTCACGTCGACGCGATCCGGGCGCTCCTACCACCGAAGACCCGTGAGGCGACCTTCCGCCGGGCGAGGCTCTGCCAGTTCGTCAGCGAGAGCAGCGGCGGGTTCCTGCCGGAGCGGGTGTGGGACGGCCTGTCCACGGGCGAGGAGATCGAGGACGGCGCGGAGGTGGTGATCGCCCTGGACGGCTCCTTCAACTCCGATGCGACGGCGCTGGTGATCTCCACGATCTCCCTGACCCCGCACATGGACAAGCTCGCGATGTGGGAGCCGCCCGTGGGCGACTCCGACTACCGGGTGCCCGTGGAGGACGTGGAGGACACGATCCGCGCCGCCTGCCGCCGCTGGAAGGTCAAGGAGATCGTCGCTGACCCGTTCCGGTGGACGAGGACGCTACAAGTCCTTGAGCGCGAGGGCCTGCCCATCACGGAGTTCCCCTGGTCGGCGGCGCGCATCACGCCTGCGACCACGGACTTCTACAACGCGTGCATCAATGGCGCGGTCACACATTCCGGGGACAAGGACTTCGCGCGGCATATCGGCAACGCTGTCGTGAATGAGTCCGAGCGCGGTGTGCGGCTCGACAAGTCCAAGCGCGGCTCGACGCGGCATATCGACTTGGCTGCCGCGGCCGTCATGGCACATTCACGTTCCACGTGGAACGCTATGAAATCGAAGAAGCGAAAGGTAAGATCATTCAAGTGA
- a CDS encoding helix-turn-helix transcriptional regulator, with translation MNIKLLTIPQAGELLGKSPRQMEWLIYTGQAPRSAKIGGRRMFRESDIEAWINEQFEKESA, from the coding sequence GTGAACATCAAGCTGCTGACCATCCCCCAGGCCGGGGAGCTGCTGGGGAAGTCGCCCCGGCAGATGGAGTGGCTCATCTACACCGGCCAGGCGCCGCGCTCGGCCAAGATCGGCGGCCGTCGCATGTTCCGCGAGTCGGACATCGAGGCGTGGATCAACGAGCAGTTCGAGAAGGAGTCCGCATGA
- a CDS encoding helix-turn-helix domain-containing protein has product MTRDEEIGQRLQALRGPVISQAGLAGAMKERGYEKWSQATVWAIEAGKRPLRLTEAQDLASILSVEVGDLLQSTEVAQTLDALFSATLRVEGALRMVMGSIGELEQERAKLREVMASIDPDDVAGWSESARERLHDLLVDAKAKLKWSVHDLLDYREQHDGDDIYFRGQDGVLD; this is encoded by the coding sequence ATGACCAGAGACGAGGAGATCGGACAGCGCCTCCAAGCGCTCCGAGGCCCAGTCATCTCCCAGGCGGGGCTAGCCGGGGCGATGAAGGAGCGCGGATACGAGAAGTGGTCACAGGCGACCGTGTGGGCCATCGAGGCGGGGAAGCGCCCGCTGCGGCTCACGGAGGCGCAGGATCTCGCGTCGATCCTGAGCGTGGAGGTCGGCGACCTGCTCCAGTCCACCGAGGTTGCGCAGACGTTGGACGCTCTCTTCTCGGCGACCTTGCGCGTGGAGGGTGCACTCCGGATGGTGATGGGGTCGATCGGGGAGCTCGAGCAGGAGCGCGCGAAGCTCCGGGAGGTCATGGCCAGCATTGATCCTGACGACGTAGCTGGGTGGTCGGAGTCCGCACGGGAACGTCTCCACGACCTTCTCGTCGATGCGAAGGCAAAGCTGAAATGGTCTGTCCACGACCTCCTGGACTACCGGGAGCAGCACGACGGAGACGACATCTACTTCAGGGGGCAAGACGGTGTCCTCGATTAG
- a CDS encoding tyrosine-type recombinase/integrase — MSSIRKRPDGRWRARYRDEAGKEHARHFRRKLDAQRWLDETTTSIVSGMYVDPRAGKITFNGFYREWAGRQVWTDSTRGTADQAVESVPFGGVPLSKIRRAHVEDWVKSMSVTAGERKALAPSTITTRFSYVSMALRGAVRDKRIAVDPSEGVKLPRRRRADQAMQIPTTEQVRAALDAAPKEYRALVAVCAFAGLRLGEAAGLQLADIDFLRRTLRVQRQIQGANVKTAKVVPPKAGSERTIAIPKALADELAAHVTEIGTMKSFFFFRGPDPLNRNSAAHIWREIRKAAKLPSAYTLHTLRHFYASALISSGCDVVTVQRALGHSTPAITLNVYSHLWPSAEDRTRTAAADLMTAVLDPAADSVRTTEQNPVADLGS; from the coding sequence GTGTCCTCGATTAGGAAGCGCCCTGACGGCCGGTGGCGGGCTCGTTACCGGGATGAGGCGGGTAAGGAGCACGCGCGGCACTTCCGGCGGAAGCTGGACGCGCAGAGGTGGCTGGACGAGACGACGACGTCGATCGTCTCGGGTATGTACGTGGACCCGCGAGCCGGGAAGATCACGTTCAACGGCTTCTATCGGGAGTGGGCGGGTCGGCAGGTGTGGACGGACTCGACTCGGGGGACCGCCGATCAGGCTGTGGAGTCGGTGCCGTTCGGGGGAGTGCCACTGTCGAAGATCCGTCGCGCACACGTCGAGGACTGGGTGAAGTCGATGTCCGTGACGGCGGGGGAGCGGAAGGCCCTCGCGCCGTCGACGATCACCACCCGGTTCAGCTACGTGTCCATGGCGCTTCGTGGCGCTGTGCGGGACAAGCGGATCGCCGTCGACCCGTCAGAGGGGGTGAAGCTCCCGCGCCGGCGTCGCGCGGACCAGGCGATGCAGATCCCGACGACGGAGCAGGTACGCGCGGCGCTCGACGCGGCTCCGAAGGAGTATCGGGCGCTCGTTGCCGTGTGTGCGTTCGCGGGGCTGCGCCTGGGGGAGGCAGCCGGTCTGCAGCTCGCCGACATCGACTTCCTGCGCCGAACCCTGCGCGTCCAACGGCAGATTCAGGGCGCGAACGTGAAGACGGCCAAGGTCGTGCCGCCCAAGGCAGGATCGGAGCGCACCATCGCGATCCCCAAGGCCCTCGCGGACGAGCTGGCCGCGCACGTCACGGAGATCGGCACCATGAAGAGCTTCTTCTTCTTCCGCGGCCCGGACCCGTTGAACAGGAACTCCGCGGCCCACATCTGGCGTGAGATCAGGAAGGCCGCGAAGCTCCCGTCCGCGTACACGCTGCACACGCTCAGGCACTTCTACGCCTCGGCGCTCATCTCGTCCGGCTGCGACGTGGTGACCGTGCAGCGGGCGCTGGGGCACTCGACGCCGGCGATCACGTTGAACGTGTACAGCCACCTGTGGCCGTCCGCGGAGGACCGGACGCGGACTGCGGCGGCGGACCTGATGACAGCGGTTCTCGATCCTGCTGCGGACTCTGTGCGGACTACGGAGCAGAATCCCGTCGCTGACCTGGGGTCTTAG
- a CDS encoding YajQ family cyclic di-GMP-binding protein produces the protein MADSSFDIVSKLDRQEVDNAVNQAAKEIAQRYDFRNTGASVTLGGDEIVMVANAEERVLAVLDVLQSKLIRRGISLKSLDVGEPRQSGKEVRLVGGLKEGIASDEAKKISKIIRDEGPKGVKAQIQGDELRVSSKSRDDLQGVIALLKGKDLDVALQFVNYR, from the coding sequence ATGGCCGACTCCTCGTTCGACATCGTCTCCAAGCTCGACCGCCAGGAGGTCGACAACGCCGTCAACCAGGCCGCCAAGGAGATCGCGCAGCGCTACGACTTCCGCAACACGGGAGCGAGCGTGACCCTCGGCGGCGATGAGATCGTGATGGTCGCCAACGCCGAGGAGCGCGTCCTGGCCGTGCTCGACGTGCTCCAGTCCAAGCTGATCCGCCGCGGCATCTCCCTCAAGTCCCTCGACGTGGGCGAGCCCCGGCAGTCCGGCAAGGAGGTGCGCCTGGTGGGCGGACTCAAGGAGGGCATCGCCTCGGACGAGGCGAAGAAGATCTCCAAGATCATCCGCGACGAGGGCCCCAAGGGCGTCAAGGCGCAGATCCAGGGAGACGAGCTGCGGGTGTCCTCCAAGAGCCGCGACGACCTGCAGGGCGTCATCGCCCTGCTCAAGGGCAAGGACCTCGACGTCGCCCTGCAGTTCGTCAACTACCGCTAA
- the rpmG gene encoding 50S ribosomal protein L33: MASKSSDVRPKITMACTECKSRNYITKKNRRNTPDRLELSKFCPTCGKQTAHRETR, translated from the coding sequence ATGGCGAGCAAGAGCTCTGACGTGCGTCCCAAGATCACGATGGCCTGCACCGAGTGCAAGTCGCGCAACTACATCACCAAGAAGAACCGTCGCAACACCCCGGATCGGCTCGAGCTCTCGAAGTTCTGCCCGACCTGCGGCAAGCAGACGGCGCATCGCGAGACCCGCTGA
- a CDS encoding MaoC family dehydratase N-terminal domain-containing protein, whose translation MSTTPDPSFAGKAYPPGAPRLVSGAKIAEFAAATGATSPLHTDAEAARAAGHADVIAPPTFLVSLAQQAEADYIRDPAAGIDFSRVVHGEEGFVLHRPVVAGDRLTPTLTVENVRLVGGNAMITTRVEFADDHGDDVATVRSSLVVRGE comes from the coding sequence ATGAGCACGACCCCCGATCCGTCGTTCGCCGGGAAGGCGTACCCGCCCGGCGCGCCCCGCCTCGTCTCCGGCGCCAAGATCGCCGAGTTCGCGGCCGCGACCGGCGCCACCAGCCCGCTGCACACCGACGCCGAGGCGGCCCGCGCGGCCGGCCACGCCGACGTGATCGCCCCGCCGACCTTCCTCGTCTCCCTCGCCCAGCAGGCCGAGGCCGACTACATCCGCGACCCCGCCGCCGGGATCGACTTCTCCCGGGTCGTGCACGGCGAGGAGGGCTTCGTGCTGCATCGTCCCGTCGTCGCGGGAGACCGCCTCACCCCCACCCTGACGGTCGAGAACGTGCGCCTGGTCGGCGGCAACGCGATGATCACCACGCGCGTCGAGTTCGCCGACGACCACGGCGACGACGTCGCGACCGTCCGCAGCAGCCTCGTCGTGCGCGGCGAGTGA
- a CDS encoding MaoC/PaaZ C-terminal domain-containing protein: protein MAENTPTEQTPAVVRLADLAVGDVVATRTFEISRDTLVRYAGASGDFNPIHYNDAVATSVGLDGVIAHGMLTMGTAVNAVVDWIGDPAAIREYSTRFTRPVLVPALGSTELTVTATVGAIDAEAGTARIDLVAEAAGAKVLGRARATVAVGDGGAA, encoded by the coding sequence ATGGCCGAGAACACCCCGACCGAGCAGACCCCCGCCGTCGTCCGCCTCGCGGACCTCGCCGTCGGCGACGTCGTCGCGACCCGCACCTTCGAGATCAGCCGGGACACGCTCGTGCGCTACGCCGGCGCCTCGGGCGACTTCAACCCCATCCACTACAACGACGCGGTCGCGACCTCCGTCGGGCTCGACGGCGTGATCGCCCACGGCATGCTCACGATGGGCACCGCCGTCAACGCCGTCGTCGACTGGATCGGCGACCCCGCCGCGATCCGCGAGTACTCCACGCGCTTCACCAGGCCCGTGCTCGTGCCAGCGCTCGGCAGCACCGAGCTGACCGTGACGGCGACGGTCGGCGCGATCGACGCCGAGGCCGGCACCGCCCGCATCGACCTCGTCGCCGAGGCGGCGGGCGCCAAGGTCCTCGGCCGCGCCCGCGCGACCGTGGCCGTCGGGGACGGGGGAGCGGCGTGA
- a CDS encoding UDP-N-acetylmuramate dehydrogenase produces the protein MRLADLTTLRIGGEISHLVEARSEPELIDAVRGADERGEPLLVLGGGSNLVASDAPFAGTVVLVRDPRTPPRLEASCEIPPAGEPDGADADPAALTPLEATCGGAVVEHFAGVTWDDAVHYAVEREMVGIEALSGIPGSVGATPIQNVGAYGQEVAHTITRVRTWDRERMAVRTFFAADCGFSYRDSVFKRTPYAGPVPSATGRYVVLSVTFQHTQGSLSAPVRYAELARRLGVEPGARAPMKEVRAAVMAIRASKGMVLDAGDHDTWSAGSFFTNPILPDEVAATLPEDAPRFPAGPGRTKTSAAWLISHAGFDRGFAVGPRAALSGKHSLALTNRGGATSQDIADLAHAVQRGVAERFGIRLEAEPVRLGVDI, from the coding sequence GTGAGGCTCGCCGACCTGACCACGCTGCGCATCGGCGGCGAGATCTCCCACCTCGTCGAGGCCCGCTCCGAGCCCGAGCTGATCGACGCGGTGCGCGGCGCCGACGAGCGCGGCGAGCCCCTGCTCGTCCTCGGCGGCGGCTCCAACCTCGTGGCCTCCGACGCCCCCTTCGCGGGCACCGTCGTGCTCGTGCGCGACCCGCGCACGCCGCCGCGCCTCGAGGCGTCGTGCGAGATCCCGCCGGCGGGGGAGCCCGACGGTGCGGACGCCGATCCCGCCGCGCTCACCCCGCTCGAGGCCACCTGCGGCGGCGCGGTCGTCGAGCACTTCGCGGGCGTGACCTGGGACGACGCGGTCCACTACGCGGTCGAGCGGGAGATGGTGGGCATCGAGGCCCTGTCCGGCATCCCCGGCAGCGTCGGCGCGACCCCGATCCAGAACGTCGGCGCCTACGGCCAGGAGGTCGCCCACACCATCACCCGGGTGCGCACCTGGGACCGCGAGCGCATGGCCGTGCGCACCTTCTTCGCGGCCGACTGCGGCTTCTCCTACCGCGACTCGGTGTTCAAGCGCACCCCGTACGCCGGCCCGGTGCCCTCGGCGACGGGACGCTACGTCGTCCTCTCGGTCACCTTCCAGCACACCCAGGGCTCGCTGTCGGCCCCGGTGCGCTACGCCGAGCTCGCCCGACGGCTCGGCGTCGAGCCCGGCGCGCGCGCCCCCATGAAGGAGGTGCGGGCAGCGGTCATGGCGATCCGCGCCTCCAAGGGCATGGTCCTCGACGCGGGCGACCACGACACCTGGAGCGCCGGCTCCTTCTTCACCAACCCGATACTGCCCGACGAGGTCGCGGCCACCCTGCCCGAGGACGCCCCCCGCTTCCCGGCGGGACCGGGCAGGACCAAGACGAGCGCGGCCTGGCTCATCTCCCACGCCGGATTCGACCGCGGCTTCGCGGTCGGTCCCCGCGCCGCCCTGTCCGGCAAGCACTCCCTCGCGCTGACCAACCGCGGCGGCGCCACGAGCCAGGACATCGCCGACCTCGCCCACGCCGTGCAGCGCGGCGTCGCCGAGCGCTTCGGCATCCGCCTCGAGGCCGAGCCGGTGCGCCTGGGCGTCGACATCTGA
- the glyA gene encoding serine hydroxymethyltransferase — translation MSVTDQSIADLDPDIARVLDRELDRQRATLEMIASENFVPRAVLQAQGSVLTNKYAEGYPGRRYYGGCEEVDVAETIAIDRARSLFGAAHANVQPHSGATANAAVMHALARPGDTLMGLSLAHGGHLTHGMKINFSGRLYDIAAYEVDPATGRIDMDAVRALALEHHPQVIVAGWSAYPRHLDFAAFRAIADEVGAALWVDMAHFAGLVAAGLHPSPVPHADVVSTTIHKTLGGPRSGMILSTDEWAKKIDSAVFPGQQGGPLMHVIAAKAIALKIAASDEFADRQARTLEGARLLADRLQGADAQRAGVKVVSGGTDVHLVLVDLVDSALDGQQAEDILHEVGITVNRNAVPNDPRPPRVTSGLRIGTPALATRGFGADEFTEVADVIALALQDGADLEALRARTRALADAKPLYADLRQY, via the coding sequence GTGAGCGTCACCGATCAGTCCATCGCCGACCTCGACCCGGACATCGCCCGGGTCCTCGACCGCGAGCTCGACCGCCAGCGCGCGACGCTCGAGATGATCGCGAGCGAGAACTTCGTGCCGCGAGCGGTGCTGCAGGCCCAGGGCTCGGTGCTCACCAACAAGTACGCCGAGGGCTACCCCGGTCGCCGCTACTACGGCGGCTGCGAGGAGGTCGACGTCGCCGAGACCATCGCGATCGACCGGGCCCGCTCGCTGTTCGGCGCCGCGCACGCCAACGTCCAGCCCCACTCCGGCGCCACCGCCAACGCGGCCGTCATGCACGCCCTCGCCCGACCCGGCGACACCCTGATGGGCCTCTCGCTCGCCCACGGCGGCCACCTCACCCACGGCATGAAGATCAACTTCTCCGGGCGCCTGTACGACATCGCGGCCTACGAGGTCGATCCCGCGACCGGCCGCATCGACATGGACGCGGTGCGCGCCCTCGCGCTCGAGCATCATCCCCAGGTCATCGTCGCCGGCTGGTCGGCCTATCCGCGCCACCTCGACTTCGCGGCCTTCCGCGCGATCGCCGACGAGGTCGGCGCCGCGCTCTGGGTCGACATGGCCCACTTCGCCGGGCTCGTCGCCGCGGGCCTGCACCCGAGCCCCGTGCCCCACGCCGACGTCGTCTCCACCACGATCCACAAGACGCTCGGCGGGCCCCGCTCCGGCATGATCCTGTCCACCGACGAGTGGGCCAAGAAGATCGACTCCGCCGTGTTCCCCGGACAGCAGGGCGGCCCCCTCATGCACGTCATCGCCGCCAAGGCCATCGCGCTCAAGATCGCCGCGAGCGACGAGTTCGCCGACCGCCAGGCCCGCACCCTCGAGGGGGCGCGCCTCCTCGCCGACCGCCTCCAGGGCGCCGACGCCCAGCGGGCAGGGGTCAAGGTCGTCTCGGGCGGCACCGACGTCCACCTCGTGCTCGTGGACCTCGTGGACTCCGCCCTCGACGGGCAGCAGGCCGAGGACATCCTGCACGAGGTCGGCATCACCGTGAACCGCAACGCGGTGCCGAACGACCCGCGGCCGCCGCGCGTGACCTCCGGGCTGCGCATCGGCACCCCGGCGCTCGCGACCCGCGGGTTCGGCGCCGACGAGTTCACCGAGGTCGCCGACGTGATCGCGCTCGCCCTCCAGGACGGCGCCGACCTCGAGGCGCTGCGCGCCCGCACCCGCGCGCTCGCCGACGCCAAGCCGCTGTACGCGGACCTGCGCCAGTACTGA